In Kordia antarctica, the following proteins share a genomic window:
- the tnpA gene encoding IS66 family insertion sequence element accessory protein TnpA: MKNSKKQECMFALIEMMYLEDIDQKYFCEREDIKLATLKYWLKHFHLEKKLDQAEIHPREEPSWSKFIPIEVDMPMTTSGSSIRIEYPNGVRLHLDTCLLNQKTLCSLTQLILCLD, encoded by the coding sequence ATGAAAAACTCCAAGAAACAAGAGTGTATGTTTGCCTTGATAGAGATGATGTACTTAGAAGATATCGATCAGAAATATTTTTGTGAGCGTGAAGATATCAAGCTGGCTACTTTAAAATATTGGCTGAAACACTTTCATCTTGAAAAGAAATTAGATCAAGCGGAAATTCATCCTAGAGAAGAACCATCTTGGAGTAAATTCATTCCTATTGAAGTTGATATGCCTATGACTACTTCTGGTTCATCAATTAGAATTGAATATCCAAACGGTGTTCGTCTACATTTAGATACCTGTTTATTAAATCAAAAGACTCTTTGCTCATTAACTCAACTTATATTATGTTTGGACTAG